In Ciona intestinalis chromosome 7, KH, whole genome shotgun sequence, the genomic window tttatAGATGCTTCTAGAAAAGAGCTAatgtacgtaacaatgccaatggtaatttatactttaccaattctttgatcttcttgcttcgcgctcaTAGGGCAAATATAGTTAGAATAattatacaagtaatgtgccgTGCGACAACGCAAAACGcacatggggccccatgaaaaaaacGTCGCGAAACGCGCGCGTACAACATTCgcgtattgtttatatatggcGTAACGAAACCAATGATGTGACGTGAATGCGAGCGGTATAGAGAGCGCAACTTAACCGATTGTGtcggtttgtgacgtaacagaacgCAGTGATTTGGAACTAAGATATTGCGTGTGACGTCgcgagtgacgtaataaagaaccGTCGCGATTCCTAATATAGTatgtgaaaaataataatttaacttaaagTAATAAACGCAAGGCACAAAACTTTTAGAATAGGTTATTGTgacatataataatattactgtATAAGTGTATAGTAGTACAAAgctataatataatttataatgaaAAGTGTATGGCATAATACAATAGTATAGTTGCttaaaataatacttaacTCAAGTCTTGCAAGAAATCTTCCAACTTGTCAACTGGTGCGCTGCTAACTTCATACTAACTGGAACTTGGTAACTCGCTTTGTGGAAGAGGCGTTTTATGCGCGGGGTAATCAAGGCGGGAATAATCAGCTGGTACGAGGCGCCTGTCACGTGAGCAAACTAACCAATCAGCTTCAAGGTTTGGACAGCGGGCAGGTTATGACCTCAGTTCAACATTATGACGCAACAAACTAAGCTCACAACGATCCGAGATTCAGGATAATTCGCGAATATACATACAGCTTGGTAGggaaagacggaacacctttagcacataacatccgaatatcccgatcgtgtttaaacaatttacaacgatatatggaagtcgtaaggaaacggttttataaatctttaaatgttctttgtttactaccaatttggacgagaaaatacagtgAACGGATGTTCCATTTTtttccactctactataatacTATACTTTCATTTCAGTCAAGATATTTAAGACTAATGGAAGAACTAACAATTCAGATATGTAAAAACGATCATGgcaaagaacaaaataaactatatataacaattgtttgacataaataaatacaataatgtttcaatcatgttttgcatttattttttattttgttaaatatttagttatagTTTTAATTCAGGGATCTTCTGAATAGGAAAACgcgtaatatatataaaataaattcaatcgTTAATTTGTCAAAATGTTTTAGGAGAAAATATCAAACATTGTGGGAGAGAAACGAAGAGTAAGACCAGCTTCAGTAAATACACTAGCGAGCGGAAGGCAATCAAAAGCAGGTTCTGTTAAATCGTCTTCATCTGCAACGGAAAATATCCCTCAACCATCTGTGACAAGAATAGGTTtgtaaaatacaagttttaggCTAATTAATGTTATCTGTAAAAAAGTCCTTCGAGCCGGATTCGAACCAGCGACCTATGGATTACTGGCACTTATCAACTACAGTCCACCGCTCTACCAACTGAGCTATCGAAGGTTGTAGAGGACTTGGCGCTGGTAGGATTAAATCAATCAAAccggtttgtttatttaaacacttaTGGCTTTTGTTACCGTTTATGGCTTACGTAATGAGGGCGGTATAGGTTTGCAGAtatgtgggataagatggttataggatacggttataaatcccgtaaatattgtttgtttactaccaaatgcgacgttaaaaaaaaacatgaatcaTCTGATATACCACAATCTATAGTATACTGTGTATATTACAGGTCTCGAATACCAAAACGGTTCTAAAGCGGGCAGTAGAGCTTCAACAGCAAGCGGGCGTAGTAGTAACAACTCCAGATATATTGTCACACGAGTTGATGCAAAACGACCAATGACGTCAGGCAGCAGCATTTCTTCAGTAAACGGGGACTACTTACTCGAAACGGGAAGACACTTGAATGAAATATTAGAAACTATACAAGAGGACGAGTAAGCTGTTTATtaatgtgaataaataaataaattaaggAATAACTGAATTTGTTTTGGGCTGACcaaaacaactaaataaaaatattcccaataattaaatttttgatttagtGTCAGTTTAGTAGATTTAAAGTTATGTCTCAATTTAGAATACAAGAGCAACTGCAAGACATTCCGATTCCAAACAGCCCGAAGCAAGTTATGCAACCAATAAGTGATAGAAAAAGAACTCGCAAACGATTGAAGAAGGTAAAGACATATATAACTATGCATGAAAGATAAGTAGTTTATTTCAATTAAGTATTACATGTGTagatactgtggggtaagatggggacTGTAAGCGCATATTATTCCATAATTCCTGATcgtgtgtttattatttaagaaTCTTGAACTCCCAGGAAAActgtatattatttgtttcataTGCGATATTGTATTTTTGCAGCCTGTACCTCCGACCGACCTGTTCGAAAAACGCGGACCCGACCCAAGGTTTTATCCGTCCAAGAAGAAGTTGAGGACACCAAACGAGATGGAGAGATTCAAGAAAGCAAGGGGAAGGGCCTTCATGCGCAATGTCGAGCAAGCGATACCGGAGCTTGATCTCCGCGACCATGAAATGAAATATCAGCCAGAAAGACAACTTTTGCAAGTAAGTTAtagttgtaactttttttgtttttctcttggtataaaaacagttatattATTCCAACGTTTCGACTGCCAATcggaaaatatattatgtctGGTAGCAGAAGAGACAGAAAACTGTTATATGTCTTTATATAAAACTACGACCAGAGGCCTTTAGATGGATGTTAAATAACTGCATACTGTTCGAAATATCTTTCATATGTGGCGAGATTAACATTAGCCATGCAGCAAATTATCGTCGGTTATTTCACTCTCGCCCTATAGGAATTCCTATATGTATAGAACAACGTTTATACTTTTTCTATATATGGTTCTCGggaatttatcttttttaaggATGCTCGATGGAAAATTCGTCAGGACGTAAAagatgttaaaaacaagaatcTGCATAGTTTGGTGGACAGATTTGAAAAAAGACATCAGATCATCAAAGAAGAAACTAGGACTCGTCTTGGCGACACAACTTATATTGGTAGGAATGCgattgttttattgaataaatgtaacggGCGTGGCCGGAAAGCGCCATCGTTgcataacacgagtgttctgtttcacacaccttgtacCAGcttagttaccacgtatgtataactttgtgggtgtgctttttttctgtatggctgacaacttagacaactCATATTGCAATGGGAGTGCTATTTTAATACAGTCCTTACTTGTAGAAAGAGACCCTGTCAGTATTTACAAGCTACACAACAAAGGGCCGAACTCACGAAGCGGGAGGCCTGGTGATGTAGGGTTCAAAGTGTCTTACCCATTACATAACAGACGAAGAATAACTCCTTCTATGGGTTCGGTACAACGGGCACGAAACTTTGGTTCTTACGCGCAGATATTTAACCAGCCATGCGCTCCACCTCATTGGGGGCCACAAAAGGTGGACAGTGGATTGTTTTTGCCGCCTATGGCTCAAGGGATTTAGGAATTTGAAACTTTTTGCACTGACGCTATAGGCCTATACCGAATAAGCGTATTTCGTTTTATTGCTTATATTATTTGCGTTGTACAGACTTCTATATTGTATTCTAACTGTGAAAAGTATTaggtttttttatattttgacttCTTGGCTCACGtttacacattttaaacacaacGTTTAAACTTGAAAAGCTAAATGCTCACTGTCAACTAGACCATAGATAGAGAAATTAAACATGATATTTTAGGGCTTTCgtgtattttttcattgtcagtttaataaaatttcagGAAGACTACATATTTATTGTCCAAAGAGTAAACACTACCAAACAGCCGGCTGTAAGTTTTAAATGCTCCCCGCTGTCTGGCAATAAACGTTTACTTCACGGTCTGTTCGGTTTGTTATGACAATTTTGTACGCTAACATTTGTCTTTGCAGAACGAACGTATATGtctatgaaaatatttttataaaaaaaggctTTGTGGCCTTTTTAATGAGATATTTGACAACTAACGTATTTAATACACAAAATAAGTAAGTTACTTCAGAAAAAGAGAATTCAATGCTATATAGTAAAGAACATCACATgtgtgtattaaaataaaaatactttacagATTTATGTAGTTATGTGGCTAAAACACTGTTAAAACTGTGTGAgtagaaataattaaaatgagTTCAAGTCATTCCTCGTTTGGCAGGCCTGTGGATCTTACATTAAGTGGATCCCAGGTTCCTGTATCTCCTCCAAAGAAATCTCGTCCATTGTCAGCAAGGTATATAAACGTATTCTGAGTCTGACCCCGATTCATATATAATGTTCTGTATTGCTACTGTTAACAGTGGCTAACTGTGTTTTTGGTAATGCCTGCTAAAGTTTGTCCCACAAGCCAATTAATTGAACAATAAACCAAAAtctgtattaaaataagttggAGTTCTCAAAATGTGATttgtgaaattattttaaagcataCAAAACAAGCTGATTTTTAGTAAAAGTTCGTGCTGCATGTGAAAAATAATCATCTCGCCTCCCGAAATCTTGTCAAAAGGAACTGCCACATTCTGTAGATTTATCCATTACGACACCTAGCataactttaacttaaaaaaaaacaaaaaaacaatcacccacaaaggcacaaagtaacataaatagtaattgtaagctggcacgaggtctatgaacatccgtgttataacatctgTTGTTTCTTGGCCACGCGAGGtcaaagcaagttacattcattcatccattcagGTCTTCATCGTCCAGTATTATAAGCAATAGTTCAAGAAGATCGCGCACGGGGGACTCTTCCTCTAATGCACTTGCTACAAAAACATACACAAAACTTGACACAAATCAAACAAAGCATAATGCTGGAAAAGCAAGAAGTGCAAATAACGGTAAGACCTTTGTTATTATTTCCTGTTTTGATTGGGGTAACCTATTGTAGACTTTGTGGTCTTTTTGTGccattttttcttctttccGTGTGTCATTTTGTCTTCTCCTGTTTTGGTTTGTGTTTATAGCTCTTTCAgcttaaattttgttttattttgtagtaatTTGTAAGCGAACATGAAGTGTATCAAATAAAACACTCATGTCATAACTCCTGATGTTGCCAGCCttgccaggataaataaattataatcatttatcatttaatcattcatttaaatacgATTGAAATCCCTCAGACACCAAACCATCTTTAGCAATGTCGTTTCCGTCCAAAGAGAATAAGAAGCCCGTACAGACAAACACGAGGCGTATCGAGCGAAAAGATGATGACAGATCCATTTGCTCCGATGACCACATTTCTTCTTTCTTTGAACAATCTTCACAAAAATCTCGCTCGATGTCAAGAAGTGTTTCTTCAAAAAACAGCAGACCTCAATCAAATGTGagtgaaactttttttgtttttattgtcgATTATATAGGCTTTAAGTAAACAATAGCTTgaaattttgttgtaaaaagttaaacatacTGAGTGTATACCCGTATTAAGCTAAAGAGGCAGAGAACATATAATTCACTGCTTAGGTTCTAAGAGACTTCATTAGTTTAACATAATAGAAGtccatatatatgtatatatatatatatattaacatctaatataatatataatataaatattaaacaagaaaaagtCTACtgtctaaaatatttaattgatgtttaaaaatcgatcataaaacataattacacTCCTTTTTATGGCATGCTTTAACATCTAGCAAGGTCCACTGTGTGTGGTACtgggccaaccctggcctgaatctcaggccccatggcgtgtcctgctgtaggaccttaccctcatagaataaaacactaaaacagTATTACTTTATCATAGCATATGTGCAGTCTTTAGTAATACATTTATTATCCAGGTATCTGTAGCAACTGTGGATCGCGTATTTTCCCTACCAGACAGTGCTAGAAGTAGCAGCACAGTCAATACCAACTGGTAAGAAATTGggcaaattttttatttttttattttaacatagtataaaataaatgtttatttttttctttttcttattttaacagggtataagttatatttgaacattatttttttgacgtattctgtaaatgttcttcaGGGATGAGGAAGATGGGTCCGGAGACAAGAATCGTCTCTTCTTCTAGTCTTCACGACACCTCTGATGTTGATTTCCTGCGATCTTATTTAAGGTAAAGATCTTTACgcacatttttgtttctattaggaGACAagcttaataataattaaacataaatagctcatttgtctgctaggtgtagcgaccacgcttattttctttcaatcaaatgtaaatatgttttaaactgtaagcgtgttttaacaactgttgttttgtcactttatcctgtcttttcgtttaaaatgtttctatatcttcactaccgtaatcgaagagaaaagtaaaattaatagGGGTAGGCAAATCttgcctttttttaaaatgcaataaatgttttttttgttctccctgcataaaaaatctttttattaaacaaatataaaatatatatgtttctttattaatatttttctttattttaaataatattttgttttattttagtaacatGAACAAATACAAAGATGATCCTTCAGCCCCTCCCACTTCCTCTGAGAGCACTCCTCGTTATTCCTCCCATCCTCCATCAATCAACGGTGATCCAACAGGGTCCGGATGCAAGGGAGCAACTTCTGGAGTCCTGGAGGACCCTTTATCCAGCAGACTCTCATTGGAGAGCTTTGAGCAACATGAGTCCGAGCATCTACGGGATGTTGGTGATCACATGATAAGAGAGGATGTAGTAAAGTTCCAAGTGAGCATCAATTTTAACATTACTTTActtaaaaaatctttgtatggcttatctggtataaaaaaagtagTGTATTTCCGTTTTGTCTGCTATTTAGGAGAAACTCTTTTAAGACAAAATGCAGAAAATACActgcattttttatgttttttgagccgctgtaaaaatatttacattatgcctgccTGGTACCAGAGGTAACATAATATCTCTTGCTAGAAACTATTTTAGaagttgttttataatgtAGTTGATTTAAATGTATAGATTTGCTTTCTTAGTAAACTGTCTATTACACCAAACTAAACCGttgtaaaaaattatgcaaccctttttgatatttttgtgtaaCTTGTTTCTTTTGACCACCTTGGTCTTTTTTGTGCCCTTTGTGCGCACTGGCACATTTTGTGTGCAATGTAAAATcctaaattgattttttttctctaCCATTAttgaacttttttatctttccaGCAAGAAAGATCAGCTCGTAAGATCCAGATCTGGTTCCGTCGTCATATTATCCGGAAGAAGACGAGTGATGCTGCTCTTAAGAGGATGCTGCACCATAAGAAAGAGGTGGGGATGacattttcttatttatttttagatgcaaatataaaaatgtattaatttaaatgcaatatagcatttaaaaaaagtaaaagcgatgtaatataaaaaaataacaaattttaaaaaattataaaaaggtatatatatatatatatatatatattatatattatatacattatgtaAACTATTTTCTGGTATAGGAATttgaaaataacattttgcGTGAATCTTTAAAACGAAGAGAAAGGACTGAAGAAGAGAAGAAAGTTCAAAgagagaaaaaggcaaaagaAGCAAGGAGACAAGCTATTAAGGTTTAGTACTAATTTTTTATGACCAAGTTTAGAATTTAAACCTTTTCCAAACAAAGTCAAATgtgaagtatatatatttttactttgacGTTTTTTCACCTgctgtttcaattttttaaactttggtgaTATCTTttatcacatttgagcatttatataaatacacaatttttgatttcaaattttgattttgatcGTTTGTATCCTTTAAGCCGTAtcataacttatttaaacatattttccttTATGTGCAATTGCTTTCACATTTATAATTGCTAACATGCAAAACACACAAAGAAGCAAAGACACAAAATATAAAGGTGTCGTTTTCGAACAAAAACTTGTGTAAGGTAATTCACATCTTTTAGCCTTAATGGTTGCGTTTGGTTTcgtatgtttttgtttctgtttatttttttccattatTCACTATGGATGTTCAGGAGTTAAAAgagaaaagaagaaaaaaagatGAAGCAATGAAGAAGATTGCAGAGGAGGAGGTCGCCAACATCCGGAGTAAAATGGAAAGGAAGAGTCGCTCCAAACCATCATCTGTAACATCCAATAAATCAGGGAGGAGCAGATTGGGAGAAGGTGGGAGGAAGAAAGAGGAAGATGTGGTGGATCAATTGTTTGATGTGAGTTttgtggaaaatttaaaattacattttagaaaatgactaaaaaaaattatagaaaaaaagaaaacaatcgcatttttaggaaaaaagtattttcaaaACTATTGCAACTGCAAGCATTTGTAAAGGCcactaaaaacttttaatagtaaacaagacaagttttatttaaagtaccTTGTTTgagcaatttaaatttttaataataatgtcAGCTTGTTTTGCAGTCTTCGTCCAGAATATCAAATAGAGTAGATGAAGTTGATGGTCCAATGCCAAGGTATGCTTGGGCTGTGTGTTGCAATGAATGGttttactgttattttttttttttgcttttgtattcTATTGTGGACTTTATTGCCATGTGTAAAGACGAAAAAACAAGCCGTTTTTTTCGttaataaaaaagtcaaaaaacgaatcactattttaataaaaaaaaacacagcaaaaaaaagatttttatacaacaaaaaaaagtcatttattcaaaaaaacaaacaaaataacaatttattaatttaataagaaAAGACTAAAAAACAAGTTAGTAAAACtcatataacatttaaacattgttttagttCAACACACGATACACAAGAAGCAATGTCCGATGTTACCCCAACAAACCAACCACTAGATGACACTAGTAAGTCACGTACCACGTTGGATGATGTTTTAGAAACAATCCGGAAACTTGAAGAAGAGCCTGATAAATTGGAAAAACCTAAATCTGTAAGATTTCTGCAACATTATAAgaaaaagtattattttatttgttttttttaaatgtttttatttgttttttactcgctgcaattttaaattctagtaaaatttaatgttagtATTTTTTACTTCCAAATAAAATCCTACTAACCAAGTGTGCATCATATATTTGGTTAATTAAAGTCagttaaagaaaaaagtttaccTGCACACCAAACTACAAAACTAACCACACacatatgtataaaatatattgtagaGTTTAGAAGAGAAATTGGCATGGATAGATGAACTACAATCTGAAAACCAATCTACTGTTTCCAAAGCAACTACAAGCCACTCACAAAACAAGACGCAAGAGCAGCCTGGTATgagcaatattttttgttcagaGTTATATCATAAGCTTCTAATTTCTGGGAATACATAAACTTAATAATAGCACCATATAATTACACCATACATATAACACCTGTTGTacgtattgttttattttacttaaagtGAAATGAGCCATAATAATGGTTTTAAAGCGGTTTGTGAACCACAATGATTTCATTTACCAAAAGTGACTTAAAACTAAGTGCAGTCAGCTACAGCAGAAGTTTTCCAAAGTCAGTTAAATGCAAAGTACTTTTAAAcattcctaattttttttttttgtggttaggttgtttttttatatattaactttttatttttagtatttttaccttcttgttctttttttgtgtgttgtcATTAGTTTTTGTGGTAGGAGTctgctgtttttttagttacaCCACCCCTTCCTCCACAGACgccaataatttttttcctgCAATCTGTTTTTTGTAGTTAcgttttttcttttaactttttttgtgttctgtttttgtgTGTTGGGTTTTGTGGTGGATTTTGGCttaatctttttaaattttttttaacaccccccccccctccaCAGATGCCTCTAATCTCCTCACAGAAGCGAAACTTCACAGCATCATGGACTTCCTGGATGAAGTGGAGAAGACAGAAGTTGCTGAGTCATCTGTCAATCATCCAGTGGAGCATGAGTCAGCAAATCAGCTCATGAAAGCTGAAGAGGCGGCAACTGAGgttaacaaacttttttaaatttttaaaataattttacaaaaattatattatttcaaagtGTAGTGTATGAGGTTTTATATGTAGAAAAGGAAGTGAAAAGCTATAATTAtgacaaacattttattttattaaattcgttatttaaattcaagtttATAAAGTGTCTTTTTAAAGATAGTAGGCTAGGGTAATCTACCATCTGTTTATGTTATGTCatcatcccatttggttgaaaacaaagaatattttttgagTTAGACTGTATTTAActactttaaaagagcgtggTTAATGgtatattctgtttaaatataagtaaCCTTATATTATGGTTATCTACCCAGGCAATCACAAGTCAAATGCTGAAGATGAAACTGGATCTTGATGAAAAAactaaaagtattttacttcTAAAGAGCGCTATGGTACGAAAgattgttttctcttttttgaatttttttttttgtataaacacccgagttataacgactgtcgtttccggccacgcgaggataaagtaagttacattcattcattcattcattcattcagagTCAACAAAAAGATCTGATGACACGACATCTAAGAGAACAAGAGAAAGAAACCGaacaaagattaaaaatgCAGAAAGTTCAATACGAGGCAACAATTCAGCGACATCTTTCATTCATTGACCAAGTAATGTATTATATgggttgtaacattttttaaaatcgattttttgggtaatatatcatatttctggataatttaatttttctggGTAAATGATGATTTTTTGGGTACATatgattttttgaaattttatttaaaattcaaacaagtaatttattatattGGTTGTAATATATGATGGAAAATACTTTTGGGTGTAACATATGTTATTTCTAGGTAATATAACTTTTGTGCCTAACGTATGATTTTTTGgagtaaatatgatttttttacctaacttataatttaaaaaaaaaattttaacatttaaacaaaaactttgaattttattaaatttatttaaaatttaaaaaaaacacatttttttacagcttattgatgataaaaaaagtttaaacgaAAAATGTGAACAACTTTTGTCAGAAATGAAACaacttgataaaaaatatcaaacaaaaatcaaacagCTGACAGAGGGTCATGAGAGGgaatttaaaaaggtaaaaacatttttatattttgatgtAACTGtcaggttttaaataaattaataaaagtattgttgaccgtttttataaaacaagtgttctgtttcacacaccacgtgcccgcttaggagttaccagaTATGTAACTTCgggttttatgtatatttattactttaaactaaaaacattgtatttatACCTTTATGGTAATTTATCTTTTACTTTTAGGCTAAAGACGTAATGAATGCTGCTGAGAAACTTAGAAGAGAGAAATGGATTGatgaaaaaactaaaaaaattaaggtaattaaaataaaagtctcACAGCTGATAAAGTCTCACCTAAACTTGTGCTCTGAATCTGTTTTTTTCAAGAGGCAACAGACGGCATTTTTTACTGGAGCTCTTACCCACACCTTTTATCTGTAGCGTGTATTAACGAATAtggttttgctgttgatttccttttctacattctttaaataatatgatcttctCTATCATTTTCGaagaattaattttaaaaaatgttatgttgtatcattttatgttataaatgtgttttgttataaataacaacttatgttatatattaatattcttAAACCCAGGAAATGACAGTGAAAGGATTGGAACCCGAAATCCAGcgtcttattgcaaaacataaagaagaaataaagaaaaccAAGTCCATACAAGAAGCTGAGTTATTGAGAGTAagtcaatatttaaatttaaaaatatatttaaaaatctaaaattccCAAATGTGCCATCCTGATGACTCATGTCCGGCGTCGTTACACAGTTAActcgcctgcctctaacctagaggcaatgggttcaaggctcgacgctgctactattatgggtgtatgtgtacttgggcaagacacttaacggcaaaaggttatatacttggtaactcgtaagctggcacgaggtgtatgaaacacccatgtttttaACGGTTGTCATTTTCCgatcacgcgaggataaagtagtTCCATACATATAgagttttaatgtttacatttaaacaaacccCCAATAGTCGGACGAGAGAGCGGGTCAGCGTTATATCCGACAAACAGAAGAACTTCGTGAACAACTTGAAAGAGAGAAAGAATCAGCATGTAAAAGAGAAAGGGAAACTGCAAGAATTCGGTAATTTGCACACCaaataaaatgcatatttCTGTTCGTAGTGCCAAAAGAACAACATGcatttttttgatttgtaattttaatgaTGTTTTTTAGCTCTGTTTTTTAGCTTACCACATACGAAActcataattttaattttttggtaaCAACGGTTTTTTAATATGCCAAAGTACAGTTATGGTAACAGTCCAATTCTGGCTTACGTCTTGGTTTTCTGGTTTGTGGTGCCTCAGAAACTTATACATATTAAATAGGATCCATGTACTCAATTAGTTACCGAGTCTTTGTCCAGGTATGAGCAGCAAATGGAGCAAGAAGACATCGCGTTTCAACAACAGAAGAAACGACTTTATTCCGAAGTTGCTGAAGAGAAAGAAAGACTTCACCAGCAAGCTTTAAGGtttaatgtactttgtttattaagtgttgtatttttatgttttttacatgTGTGAGGTCTCgcagtgtggcatgccatggaacctaaGACTTAATATTATACTCTAAATTATACCCAGTGAGTTTAGGGTACTgagattaaaaaatagaaattataaGAACTAAAACATACTTCTAGTGTAAGAACATACTTTCTACACTTtcttatttttagaaatattttttttgtcagaaaatatttattttattttatttttttatccagACAGAGGAGTGAATTGGATCAATTAAAGAGGCAGCTGGAGGACAACAGTCGCATCGCAACATCCACGATCAGGGAGGAGTTTGAGAAGAGCACACATGAGACGTCCAGGAGGCATCAGGAGGAAATGAATCAACTTAAGGAGAAGATGGAATTGGAGAAACAAGCTTGGCAGGAAAACTACATGAAAAAACAGGTTTCGTGTTCAATAACTTTGGTAACGAAGTTCAAATACCAACTTGTAATGTATAAGAAAAATCTTACAgtacaaatttgaaataaatataaggcATTGTCGCCTGCTTTATGGAAAGCGACACGATTCAACATTTGGTAAGGTCCATGCAGTAGCACTCTGGGTGTCAGGGTAATTAGCTTTTGGTCTAAATTGAGGGTCATATGTGTCACACATTCACACTGTAAGCCCTCActcacataaaatagaatctaTGAGCaaatttatatgttaaaatttataaaatcgttaaat contains:
- the LOC100186025 gene encoding centrosomal protein of 131 kDa isoform X2, with amino-acid sequence MRKMGPETRIVSSSSLHDTSDVDFLRSYLSNMNKYKDDPSAPPTSSESTPRYSSHPPSINGDPTGSGCKGATSGVLEDPLSSRLSLESFEQHESEHLRDVGDHMIREDQERSARKIQIWFRRHIIRKKTSDAALKRMLHHKKEEFENNILRESLKRRERTEEEKKVQREKKAKEARRQAIKELKEKRRKKDEAMKKIAEEEVANIRSKMERKSRSKPSSVTSNKSGRSRLGEGGRKKEEDVVDQLFDSSSRISNRVDEVDGPMPSSTHDTQEAMSDVTPTNQPLDDTSKSRTTLDDVLETIRKLEEEPDKLEKPKSSLEEKLAWIDELQSENQSTVSKATTSHSQNKTQEQPDASNLLTEAKLHSIMDFLDEVEKTEVAESSVNHPVEHESANQLMKAEEAATEAITSQMLKMKLDLDEKTKSILLLKSAMSQQKDLMTRHLREQEKETEQRLKMQKVQYEATIQRHLSFIDQLIDDKKSLNEKCEQLLSEMKQLDKKYQTKIKQLTEGHEREFKKAKDVMNAAEKLRREKWIDEKTKKIKEMTVKGLEPEIQRLIAKHKEEIKKTKSIQEAELLRSDERAGQRYIRQTEELREQLEREKESACKRERETARIRYEQQMEQEDIAFQQQKKRLYSEVAEEKERLHQQALRQRSELDQLKRQLEDNSRIATSTIREEFEKSTHETSRRHQEEMNQLKEKMELEKQAWQENYMKKQESFILQKERELKESVRRDRDNEIDVAIQRLEDDMHHQREELEKTTDNRIKRIRDKYESEMKEVEKSEKQTQEKYNAMKVEFNEIESENLRLQSLTKQKEQEVTDILKIKDKLVEERGNVTEVIRQEFADRLVLTEQENKRIKTELSEMRARQRLELERINGEKEEELAEVHKRVRQAIIKKEETISQIRQQHEAAVKRADHLEGLLETQRKQLLGKKK
- the LOC100186025 gene encoding centrosomal protein of 131 kDa isoform X1, which produces MRKMGPETRIVSSSSLHDTSDVDFLRSYLSNMNKYKDDPSAPPTSSESTPRYSSHPPSINGDPTGSGCKGATSGVLEDPLSSRLSLESFEQHESEHLRDVGDHMIREDVVKFQQERSARKIQIWFRRHIIRKKTSDAALKRMLHHKKEEFENNILRESLKRRERTEEEKKVQREKKAKEARRQAIKELKEKRRKKDEAMKKIAEEEVANIRSKMERKSRSKPSSVTSNKSGRSRLGEGGRKKEEDVVDQLFDSSSRISNRVDEVDGPMPSSTHDTQEAMSDVTPTNQPLDDTSKSRTTLDDVLETIRKLEEEPDKLEKPKSSLEEKLAWIDELQSENQSTVSKATTSHSQNKTQEQPDASNLLTEAKLHSIMDFLDEVEKTEVAESSVNHPVEHESANQLMKAEEAATEAITSQMLKMKLDLDEKTKSILLLKSAMSQQKDLMTRHLREQEKETEQRLKMQKVQYEATIQRHLSFIDQLIDDKKSLNEKCEQLLSEMKQLDKKYQTKIKQLTEGHEREFKKAKDVMNAAEKLRREKWIDEKTKKIKEMTVKGLEPEIQRLIAKHKEEIKKTKSIQEAELLRSDERAGQRYIRQTEELREQLEREKESACKRERETARIRYEQQMEQEDIAFQQQKKRLYSEVAEEKERLHQQALRQRSELDQLKRQLEDNSRIATSTIREEFEKSTHETSRRHQEEMNQLKEKMELEKQAWQENYMKKQESFILQKERELKESVRRDRDNEIDVAIQRLEDDMHHQREELEKTTDNRIKRIRDKYESEMKEVEKSEKQTQEKYNAMKVEFNEIESENLRLQSLTKQKEQEVTDILKIKDKLVEERGNVTEVIRQEFADRLVLTEQENKRIKTELSEMRARQRLELERINGEKEEELAEVHKRVRQAIIKKEETISQIRQQHEAAVKRADHLEGLLETQRKQLLGKKK